Proteins found in one Salvelinus alpinus chromosome 11, SLU_Salpinus.1, whole genome shotgun sequence genomic segment:
- the LOC139534336 gene encoding NACHT, LRR and PYD domains-containing protein 1 homolog isoform X1: MATLKQQDTLMECLSCSHLKTAEIWIALEPLVSTENEISIYRLESIAGRYECRISGLRWVCERKVTLLYHFSSWDPHRAVLQSMGYRQGGPLLDIKIIEGKLKEVHLPHFLCFGARVGDRYDPSIKQKVRVLHVEDRGVSIEQVDKVTRFHVKILHPSFSLRGVILQALGCSVHCDLQIYRARTAHLTLHAYLMPCDPALTQVVEKQEKCHGSTRILKPRPEKSQWLTSDFYLTTSCPSDVNPRRLELAHVDPPNFFEVFIRDADSDFSLNLSCKSRKQTIWNHEIQEAEYRGPILTSDQHFVDLHQTALIDRVSQVDPILDRLLKSGVITADGYSDMIAERNNQKKMRELFDGPLKGCGSDCKDRFLEILTELEPYLINHLKRE, translated from the exons ATGGCCACGTTAAAACAACAAG ATACTCTGATGGAATGCTTGAGTTGCAGCCATCTTAAG ACCGCAGAAATTTGGATTGCGCTTGAGCCGTTAGTGTCTACAGAAAATGAGATTTCAATCTACAG ACTTGAATCTATCGCAGGACGTTATGAGTGCAGAATATCAGGGCTGCGCTGGGTATGTGAGCGCAAAGTCACACTTCTGTACCACTTCAGCTCTTGGGATCCTCACAGGGCAGTGCTACAAAGCATGGGGTACAGGCAAGGAGGCCCCTTACTGGACATCAAAATCATTGAAGGAAAACTGAAAGAAGTCCATCTGCCACATTTTCTCTGTTTTGGTGCAC GGGTTGGAGATCGTTATGATCCCTCTATAAAGCAGAAAGTGAGAGTTCTTCATGTAGAAGACCGTGGTGTGTCCATAGAACAAGTGGATAAGGTCACCCGCTTCCACGTCAAGATTCTccatccatctttctctctgagaGGTGTTATCCTGCAGGCATTAGGGTGTTCCGTGCACTGTGACTTGCAGATCTACCGAGCCAGGACAGCACACCTCACGCTACATGCTTATCTGATGCCATGTGATCCTGCACTAACACAG GTAGTGGAGAAACAGGAGAAGTGTCATGGATCCACAAGGATCCTAAAACCAAGACCAGAGAAGTCCCAATGGTTGACTAGTGATTTCTACCTCACAACATCCTGTCCTTCTGATGTTAACCCTCGT AGATTGGAGCTCGCACATGTTGACCCACCAAACTTCTTTGAGGTGTTCATAAGAGACGCAGATTCTGACTTCAGTCTGAACCTAAGCTGTAAAAGTCGTAAACAAACCATATGGAACCACGAAATACAAGAAG CTGAATACAGGGGTCCCATCTTGACCTCAGACCAGCACTTTGTGGACCTCCACCAGACAGCCCTGATTGACAGAGTGAGCCAGGTCGATCCCATCTTGGACAGACTCCTGAAGAGTGGAGTCATCACTGCTGATGGCTACAGTGACATGATAGCTGAAAGAAATAACCAGAAAAAGATGAGGGAGCTCTTTGATGGGCCCTTAAAAGGATGTGGCTCCGATTGCAAAGATCGGTTCTTAGagatcctgacagagctggagccaTACCTAATCAATCACCTGAAGCGGGAATGA
- the LOC139534336 gene encoding NACHT, LRR and PYD domains-containing protein 1 homolog isoform X2, giving the protein MECLSCSHLKTAEIWIALEPLVSTENEISIYRLESIAGRYECRISGLRWVCERKVTLLYHFSSWDPHRAVLQSMGYRQGGPLLDIKIIEGKLKEVHLPHFLCFGARVGDRYDPSIKQKVRVLHVEDRGVSIEQVDKVTRFHVKILHPSFSLRGVILQALGCSVHCDLQIYRARTAHLTLHAYLMPCDPALTQVVEKQEKCHGSTRILKPRPEKSQWLTSDFYLTTSCPSDVNPRRLELAHVDPPNFFEVFIRDADSDFSLNLSCKSRKQTIWNHEIQEAEYRGPILTSDQHFVDLHQTALIDRVSQVDPILDRLLKSGVITADGYSDMIAERNNQKKMRELFDGPLKGCGSDCKDRFLEILTELEPYLINHLKRE; this is encoded by the exons ATGGAATGCTTGAGTTGCAGCCATCTTAAG ACCGCAGAAATTTGGATTGCGCTTGAGCCGTTAGTGTCTACAGAAAATGAGATTTCAATCTACAG ACTTGAATCTATCGCAGGACGTTATGAGTGCAGAATATCAGGGCTGCGCTGGGTATGTGAGCGCAAAGTCACACTTCTGTACCACTTCAGCTCTTGGGATCCTCACAGGGCAGTGCTACAAAGCATGGGGTACAGGCAAGGAGGCCCCTTACTGGACATCAAAATCATTGAAGGAAAACTGAAAGAAGTCCATCTGCCACATTTTCTCTGTTTTGGTGCAC GGGTTGGAGATCGTTATGATCCCTCTATAAAGCAGAAAGTGAGAGTTCTTCATGTAGAAGACCGTGGTGTGTCCATAGAACAAGTGGATAAGGTCACCCGCTTCCACGTCAAGATTCTccatccatctttctctctgagaGGTGTTATCCTGCAGGCATTAGGGTGTTCCGTGCACTGTGACTTGCAGATCTACCGAGCCAGGACAGCACACCTCACGCTACATGCTTATCTGATGCCATGTGATCCTGCACTAACACAG GTAGTGGAGAAACAGGAGAAGTGTCATGGATCCACAAGGATCCTAAAACCAAGACCAGAGAAGTCCCAATGGTTGACTAGTGATTTCTACCTCACAACATCCTGTCCTTCTGATGTTAACCCTCGT AGATTGGAGCTCGCACATGTTGACCCACCAAACTTCTTTGAGGTGTTCATAAGAGACGCAGATTCTGACTTCAGTCTGAACCTAAGCTGTAAAAGTCGTAAACAAACCATATGGAACCACGAAATACAAGAAG CTGAATACAGGGGTCCCATCTTGACCTCAGACCAGCACTTTGTGGACCTCCACCAGACAGCCCTGATTGACAGAGTGAGCCAGGTCGATCCCATCTTGGACAGACTCCTGAAGAGTGGAGTCATCACTGCTGATGGCTACAGTGACATGATAGCTGAAAGAAATAACCAGAAAAAGATGAGGGAGCTCTTTGATGGGCCCTTAAAAGGATGTGGCTCCGATTGCAAAGATCGGTTCTTAGagatcctgacagagctggagccaTACCTAATCAATCACCTGAAGCGGGAATGA